Genomic DNA from Carnobacteriaceae bacterium zg-C25:
ATCTTCTGCGTGACAGGCAGACATGTTAACCCCTACACCACGGAACCAATCAATTGCGGGAGTAGGACTCGAACCTACGACCTTCGGGTTATGAGCCCGACGAGCTGCCAACTGCTCCACCCCGCGATAATATAAAAGGAGGATAAGGGATTCGAACCCTTGCACGCTTTTACACGCCTGACGGTTTTCAAGACCGTTCCCTTCAGCCGGACTTGGGTAATCCTCCATAATGACAATGGACCTTGCAGGACTCGAACCTGCGACCGGACGGTTATGAGCCGTCTGCTCTAACCAACTGAGCTAAAGGTCCCTAATAGCTCAAAGTCAATATAGCGGCGAAGGGGATCGAACCCCCGACCTCCCGGGTATGAACCGGACGCTCTAGCCAGCTGAGCTACACCGCCAAAATATTATAATCGGGAAGACAGGATTCGAACCTGCGACCCCTTGGTCCCAAACCAAGTGCTCTACCAAGCTGAGCTACTTCCCGTAAGCTTACGCTATGCACCCAACAGGAGTCGAACCTGTAACCGCTTGATTCGTAGTCAAGTACTCTATCCAATTGAGCTATGGGTGCTCCTTCTATTAGGTCTTCCCCAATAAAATAATGCCGAGGACCGGAATCGAACCGGTACGGTGTTAACCACCGCAGGATTTTAAGTCCTGTGCGTCTGCCAGTTCCGCCACCCCGGCATCTGTGCTCTTCACACAAGCGAAAGACGGGGTTCGAACCCGCGACCCCCACCTTGGCAAGGTGGTGTTCTACCACTGAACTACTTTCGCATTCATATGCCGGCTAAAGGACTTGAACCCTCGACCCTCTGATTACAAATCAGATGCTCTACCAACTGAGCTAAGCCGGCTGTCTTTTTCATGCGGATGAAGGGACTTGAACCCCCACGATGTTACTCGCCAGAGCCTAAATCTGGTGCGTCTGCCAATTCCGCCACATCCGCTGCTTGTTAAAAAGCATGAGTGATACAGGGCTCGAACCTGTGACCCTCTGATTAAAAGTCAGATGCTCTACCAACTGAGCTAATCACTCGTTTTCATGGAGGTTAACGGGATCGAACCGCTGACCCTCTGCTTGTAAGGCAGATGCTCTCCCAGCTGAGCTAAACCTCCTAAAAAATGAGCGTGGCAACGTCCTACTCTTGCGGGAAGTTTCCCTCCAACTACCATCGGCGATAAGAAGCTTAACTGCTGTGTTCGACATGGGTACAGGTGTGTCCTTCTTTCCATCATTACCACACTTATTCTTTTTCGAAAAGTTCTTTCAAACCTCTCACCACTGAATACAATTATTAACCAAACCTACTCACTTTCTCACGTTTCTTGGATAAGTCCTCGACCGATTAGTACTAGTCCGCTCCATATATCACTACACTTCCACTCCTAGCCTATCTACCTGATCGTCTCTCAGGGGTCTTACTCTTCTTACAGATGGGAAATCTCATCTTGAGGGGGGCTTCACGCTTAGATGCTTTCAGCGTTTATCCCGTCCACACATAGCTACCCAGCGATGCTCTTGGCAGAACAACTGGTACACCAGCGGTGTGTCCATCCCGGTCCTCTCGTACTAAGGACAGCTCCTCTCAAATTTCCTACGCCCGCGACGGATAGGGACCGAACTGTCTCACGACGTTCTGAACCCAGCTCGCGTACCGCTTTAATGGGCGAACAGCCCAACCCTTGGGACCGACTTCAGCCCCAGGATGCGATGAGCCGACATCGAGGTGCCAAACCTCCCCGTCGATGTGAACTCTTGGGGGAGATAAGCCTGTTATCCCCAGGGTAGCTTTTATCCGTTGAGCGATGGCCCTTCCATACGGTACCACCGGATCACTAAGCCCGACTTTCGTCCCTGCTCGACTTGTTGGTCTCGCAGTCAAGCTCCCTTCTGCCTTTACACTCTTCGAATGATTTCCAACCATTCTGAGGGAACCTTTGGGCGCCTCCGTTACATTTTAGGAGGCGACCGCCCCAGTCAAACTGCCCGTCTGACACTGTCTCCCACCGGGTTAACCGGTGCGGGTTAGAGTGGCCATGTAACAAGGGTAGTATCCCACCAGCGCCTCCTGCGAAACTGGCGTCCCGCTCTCCTAGGCTCCTACCTATCCTGTACATGTTACACAAACACTCAATATCAAACTGCAGTAAAGCTCCATGGGGTCTTTCCGTCCTGTCGCGGGTAACCTGCATCTTCACAGGTACTATAATTTCACCGAGCCTCTCGTTGAGACAGTGCCCAAATCGTTACGCCTTTCGTGCGGGTCGGAACTTACCCGACAAGGAATTTCGCTACCTTAGGACCGTTATAGTTACGGCCGCCGTTTACTGGGGCTTCAATTCAAAGCTTCGCTTGCGCTAACCTCTCCTCTTAACCTTCCAGCACCGGGCAGGCGTCAGCCCCTATACGTCATCTTTCGATTTTGCAGAGACCTGTGTTTTTGATAAACAGTCGCTTGGGCCTATTCACTGCGGCTGACCTGAAGTCAGCACCCCTTCTCCCGAAGTTACGGGGTCATTTTGCCGAGTTCCTTAACGAGAGTTCGCTCGCTCACCTTAGGATTCTCTCCTCAACTACCTGTGTCGGTTTGCGGTACGGGTTGTTCGTCTCTTGCTAGAAGCTTTTCTTGACAGTGTGATTGATAAGATAGCCGTTACTTCATATTTCACGACCCCATCATCACTCATCCTTATCGATGAAAAGCATTTGACTCTTCATCAGACTCGTGATTTAGTACAACTATTCCAGCAGTTGCCTCTTTCAACCTCCTGTGTCCCTCCATCGCTCAAACGATTCGAACAAGTACAGGAATATCAACCTGTTATCCATCGACTACGCCTATCGGCCTCGCCTTAGGTCCCGACTAACCCTGGGAGGACGAGCCTTCCCCAGGAAACCTTAGTTATTCGGTGGACGGGATTCTCACCCGTCTTTCGCTACTCATACCGGCATTCTCACTTCTAAGCGCTCCACCACTCCTTACGGTGTAGCTTCGTCGCCCTTAGAACGCTCTCCTACCACTTGCGCTCTTCACGCAAATCCACAGCTTCGGTGTTCAGTTTAGCCCCGGTACATTTTCGGCGCAGGGTCACTCGACTAGTGAGCTATTACGCACTCTTTAAATGATGGCTGCTTCTAAGCCAACATCCTAGTTGTTTAAGCAACCCCACATCCTTTTCCACTTAACTGATACTTTGGGACCTTAGCTGGTGGTCTGGGCTGTTTCCCTTTCGACTACGGATCTTATCACTCGCAGTCTGACTCCCGTTTATAAATATTTGGCATTCGGAGTTTATCTGAATTCGGTAACCCGAGAGGGGCCCCTAGTCCAAACAGTGCTCTACCTCCAATATTCTTACAACGAGGCTAGCCCTAAAGCTATTTCGGAGAGAACCAGCTATCTCCAAGTTCGATTGGAATTTCTCCGCTACCCACAAGTCATCCAAGCACTTTTCAACGTGCCCTGGTTCGGTCCTCCAGTGTGTCTTACCACACCTTCAACCTGCTCATGGGTAGGTCACTTGGTTTCGGGTCTACGACTACGTACTCTATTTCGCCCTATTCAGACTCGCTTTCGCTTCGGCTCCGTCTCTTCAACTTAACCTCGCACGCAATCGTAACTCGCCGGTCCATTCTACAAAAGGTACGCTATCACACATTAACGTGCTCTAACTACTTGTAAGCACACGGTTTCAGGTTCTCTTTCACTCCCCTCCCGGGGTGCTTTTCACCTTTCCCTCACGGTACTTGTTCACTATCGGTCACTAAGGAGTATTTAGCCTTGCCAGATGGTCCTGGCGGATTCCGACGGGATTTCTCGTGTCCCGCCGTACTCAGGATCCTGCTAGAGGTTGTCAAGATTTTGATTACGAGGCTTTCACTCTCTTTGGCCAACTTTCCCAAGTTGTTCTTCTATCCTTTCAACTCCCATGTTGCAGTCCTACAACCCCAACAAGCATGCTCGTTGGTTTGGGCTCTTTCCGTTTCGCTCGCCGCTACTCAGGAAATCGATTTTTCTTTCTCTTCCTGCAGGTAATGAGATGTTTCAGTTCCCTGCGTCTACCTTCTCATGTGCTATTGATTCACACATGGATACTACACCATTACATGTAGTGGGTTCCCCCATTCGGAAATCTCTGGATCATTGCGTACTTACTGCTCCCCAAAGCATATCGGTGTTCGTCCCGTCCTTCTTCGGCTCTTAGTGCCAAGGCATTCACCGTGCGCCCTTATTTACTTAACCTACCATACTAATCTATGATCAATATGAGTTTAAACGCGATTCGTTTTTCATTAAAAAACTCTTTTTTCAAACATTTCTGTTTCTCGGTAAAATTTTTGGTTTGTTTTACTTAATTGTATTCAGTTGTCAAAGGTCTGTTTGTACCCTTTCAGGTACATGGAGAATAGCGGGATCGAACCGCTGACCTCCTGCGTGCAAAGCAGGCGCTCTCCCAGCTGAGCTAATCCCCCAACTCTTTGAGTGGTTTATCTTTTCACTTAGATAACCCTCTCAAAACTAAACAATGTAAAAACTCCTTTGTGCATTCCTTCTTTTCCTTAGAAAGGAGGTGATCCAGCCGCACCTTCCGATACGGCTACCTTGTTACGACTTCACCCCAATCATCTATCCCACCTTAGACGGCTAGCTCCATTGCTGGTTACCCCACCGGCTTCGGGTGTTACAAACTCTCGTGGTGTGACGGGCGGTGTGTACAAGACCCGGGAACGTATTCACCGCAACGTGCTGATTTGCGATTACTAGCGATTCCGGCTTCATGTAGGCGAGTTGCAGCCTACAATCCGAACTGAGAACGGCTTTAAGAGATTCGCTTACCCTCGCGAGTTCGCTGCTCGTTGTACCGTCCATTGTAGCACGTGTGTAGCCCAAGTCATAAGGGGCATGATGATTTGACGTCATCCCCACCTTCCTCCGGTTTGTCACCGGCAGTCTCACTAGAGTGCCCAACTGAATGCTGGCAACTAGTAATAAGGGTTGCGCTCGTTGCGGGACTTAACCCAACATCTCACGACACGAGCTGACGACAACCATGCACCACCTGTCACTTTGTCCCCGAAGGGAAAGCTCTATCTCTAGAGTGGTCAAAGGATGTCAAGACTTGGTAAGGTTCTTCGCGTTGCTTCGAATTAAACCACATGCTCCACCGCTTGTGCGGGTCCCCGTCAATTCCTTTGAGTTTCAACCTTGCGGTCGTACTCCCCAGGCGGAGTGCTTAATGCGTTAGCTGCGGCACTAAAGGGTGGAAACCCTCTAACACCTAGCACTCATCGTTTACGGCGTGGACTACCAGGGTATCTAATCCTGTTTGCTCCCCACGCTTTCGAGACTCAGCGTCAGTTACAGACCAGAGAGTCGCCTTCGCCACTGGTGTTCCTCCATATATCTACGCATTCCACCGCTACACATGGAATTCCACTCTCCTCTTCTGCACTCAAGTTCCCCAGTTTCCAATGACCCTCCACGGTTGAGCCGTGGGCTTTCACATCAGACTTAAGGAACCGCCTGCTCTCGCTTTACGCCCAATAAATCCGGACAACGCTTGCCACCTACGTATTACCGCGGCTGCTGGCACGTAGTTAGCCGTGGCTTTCTGGTTAGATACCGTCAATCTCTTAGCAGTTACTCTAAGAGGTGTTCTTTTCTAACAACAGAGTTTTACGATCCGAAAACCTTCTTCACTCACGCGGCGTTGCTCGGTCAGACTTTCGTCCATTGCCGAAGATTCCCTACTGCTGCCTCCCGTAGGAGTTTGGGCCGTGTCTCAGTCCCAATGTGGCCGATCACCCTCTCAGGTCGGCTACGTATCATTGCCTTGGTGAGCCGTTACCTCACCAACTAGCTAATACGCCGCGGGTCCATCTACAAGTGACAGCTTACGCCGCCTTTCCCAACACGTTCATGCGAATGTGCTGACTATTTGGTATTAGCAGTCGTTTCCGACTGTTATCCCCATCTTGTAGGTAGGTTACCCACGTGTTACTCACCCGTCCGCCGCTAAGCGTGAAAAGTGCAAGCACTCTTCACAACCCCGCTCGACTTGCATGTATTAGGCACGCCGCCAGCGTTTGTCCTGAGCCAGGATCAAACTCTCATTAAAAATTTGAGTTTTTAAAGCTCATTTAAATTACTGACTTGTTCGAATTTTCATCCGATTTATTGTTTTGTTTGGTTATTAATTGACTTAATAATCCCTACACATTTGGTTTGTCTTTACTTTGTTTAGTTTTCAAAGGGCTATGTCGTCTTGACGACTTAGTTATAATATCAAACTCACCTGAAACCGTCAACCTTTTTTTTAACTTTTTTTCATTATTTTTCGTTTTTTTGAAAAACCTTATGAAAATAGCAGTTTTTAAAAAGTAAAAGACGTTTTTCGCTTACTAATTGTAAGCGAAAAACGTCTTTAATCAGCATGATTTATTTGTTTTTATCTTTAATTGACGCAATGAAATTATCCGCTTTTTCTGTCAATTGTAATTTATCAATAGAAAATAGAATGATGGCTACAGCACAGATAAGCATAACGTACGCACCATGTCCTGCTCCTGCACTCACAAATCGAGCTGTAAAACTTGAAGCCTTAGCTGCATTTGTTTGCAACACTAAAAATACAATAATATTCACTGCACCAATTGCCCAAATGCCATAAATAAAATTTTTCTGTAATTTTTCTTGTTTATTACCAATAAGACATAGTACACACGCTATAATAAATAAAACCAATGTGATTTTTCCATCACCATCAATTCCCGAAAAGTTTTGTGACACACCAAACGATGAAATAGATGCCCATGGCATAAACACTGATAACGCGCCAATAACACTAAATATTGTAATGTATAATTTTTGTTTGTTCATTTTATTTTTCTCCCCAGTATTGTTTTTTAAATTCATCTCTACCAGAAATCTCATGTGATTGTTTGTAACGCTCTGGCGATTTTTTGTAAAAATCTTGATGATATTCTTCTGCTAAATAAAAGTTTTTGTACGGCACAATTGGCGTCACAATTTCATCTGCAAATCGTCCACTTTCTTGAAGACTCGCTTTAGATTGCTCGGCGATTAATTTTTGTTCGTTATTATGGTAAAAAATCATGGCACGATACGAGTCGCCTCTATCATCAAATTGCCCCGAATCATCCGTTGGATTAATGAGTGTCCAATACACATCTAATATTTCTTTGAATGAAATCTGTTCATTATCAAACGTAATTTGAACACTTTCGACATGTCCTGTACGTTGATATTTGACATCTTCATATTTTGGATTGACTTCATCACCACCAGCATAACCAGATACAATCGACTCTACACCTTTTCGTGTATCAAACGGTTCGATGAGGCACCAAAAACATCCACCTGCTAAAGTAGCTACTTCTATCGCCATAATTAATTTCCTTTTGTTATTTTTGTAATACCACCCATGTACGCAACTAACGCTTTTGGAATGGTTACACTACCGTCTTCATTTTGATAGTTTTCTAAAATCGCCGCTACCGTTCTACCAACTGCTAAACCAGATCCATTTAATGTATGGACAAAATCTGTTTTTCCAGTTTCTTCATTTCTAAAACGGATTTTTGCACGACGTGCTTGGAAATCGCCACAGTTAGAACATGAGCTAATTTCACGATACGTATCTTGTGCTGGAATCCATACTTCTAAGTCGTATGTTTTTGTAGCTGAAAAGCCCATATCTCCGGTGCTCAAGCTCAATACACGATACGGTAATTCCAACCCTTGTAAAATCGCTTCAGCGTCTTGCGTCATTTTTTCTAACTCATCAAATGATTTTTCCGGATGTGCAAATTTAACCATTTCTACTTTATGGAATTGATGTAAGCGAATTAAACCACGTGTGTCACGACCCGCACTACCCGCTTCTGAACGGAATGATGGACTAAACGCCGTTAAATAAATTGGTAAATTTTCTTCTTTTAAAATTTCATTTGCATAGTAATTTGTTAATGGCACTTCCGCTGTCGGAATTAACGTTAAATCACGTTCGTCAGTTAGTTGGAATACATCTTCTTTAAATTTAGGGAATTGACCTGTCCCAAACATTGAATTGGCATTTACAATATACGGCGTTACCATTTCAGTGTACCCTTGCTCTTCAACGTGCATATCTAACATATAGTTATAGCAAGCACGTTCCAAACGTGCGCCTAAGCCTTTATAAAACACGAAGCGGCTTCCAGAAACTTTTGCACCACGTTCAAAATCTAAAATGCCTAAATCTTCTGCAATTTCCCAATGTGGTTTTGGTGTAAAATCAAACGCTCTTGGTGTTGACCAACGACGCACTTCCACGTTGTCATTCTCGTCCTTACCAACAGGTACAGATTCGTGTGGCATATTTGGAATGTTGTATAAATGTTGTGTAATGGCGTCTTCAATTTTTAACAATTGTTCATCAATCGCTTTAATGTCTTCGCCAATTAATTTCATTTGTTCAATTTTATTATCGGCATTTTCTTTTTGACGTTTCAACTGAGCGATTTCTTGTGTCACATCATTACGCGTCTTTTTCAAATCTTCCGTTTTTACAATTAGTTGACGGCGTTCTTCATCTAGGGCAATCAACTCATCGAACACCTTTGCATCTACTCCGCGTGTTGCCCCTGCCTTTTTATAAGCATCTAGATTAAATCGAATATCTTTTAAATCTAACATCTTGCCTTCCTTTCCTTTTATAAAAATACAAAAAGAGCCATTTCATCCTGTATTTTGGGACGAAATGACTCTCTTCCGCGGTGCCACCCAATTTCAATGCACTATGTGCATCCTCATTATTAAAGCGGTAACGGGCTCACCCGGAATTAATTCATCAAATTGTTTTCTTAATTCATTACTTACGTGGATTCGGAATAACCTGTTACCAATTCACATCAGCCATTGGCTTTCTTCAAACAGCATTAAACTTACTATTCGTATACAAATATTTTAGAAAAAATAGATAATTTTGTCAATCCAGTTGTGAAAAATCAATACTACTCACATCGTTATCTTGATTCATTTGAATCAAGAGCGTTTGATAATCAAAAAATTGATTAGGGGTGATGTGTTGTATAGCGCTTTTCAATTGTTTATACGTGTCCGGTTTATTTCTCTTCCATAAAAAACGTTCACAATAATCTCTAATTTGTTTGGCGCTGACATGAGTATAACCTAATTTATGAAACTCTCGCGCCTTTAATAAAAACCAAATAGATAGTCGATCAATTTTCATAGCGAATTACTCAGCGTCCACCGTTTCAACGATAGACTCTTCTTGGACATCTTGTTCAGGATATAATTCATCAACCGTTACGGAATGTGTCGGCGCTTTTTCAACAATACGTGCAATTGCACGACGTTCAAACGTTAAATAAATACCTTCGCAATCTAAAACAACCGTTTTATCTGTTGTTTCTGTAACAACTCCGTGTAAACCGCCGATGGTAACAACAGTTGTCCCCGGCACTAGATTGCTTTGCATTTCATTTACAGATTGTGCTTGTTGCTTTTGACGACGAAAAGACATAAACATCATAACAACTAACATGACACTTAACAAAATAGAAAATTCCATAATTTTTCTCCTTAATGTTGATTAAAAGTTTTTTGGATTGGCAACATTTAAACCATATTGTTCAAAGAAATCTTGTTTAAACTCTAATAAATTATCATCTAAAATCGCTTGTCTCACATTTTTCATTAAATTCAACAAGAAATATAAATTATGATAACTTGTTAAACGCAACCCAAACGTTTCATCCGCTTTAAATAAATGACGAACGTAGGCACGCGTGTAGTTTCGACAAGTGTAACAATCACATTGCTCATCAATCGGACGAAAATCTCTTTCATACTTAGCATTTTTAACAACTAATCGACCACGACTCGTCATACATGTTCCGTTACGCGCAATACGCGTTGGTAACACACAGTCAAACATATCGACACCACGAATGACACCATCGATTAACGCATCAGGAGATCCAACTCCCATTAAATAACGCGGTTTATTTTCTGGCATGATAGGCGTTAAATAATCCAAAACGGTATTCATTTCTTGTTTTGTTTCACCGACTGATAACCCACCAATAGAATACCCAGGGAAATCTAAAGAAATCATATCTTTGGCGTGTTGCAAACGTAAATCTTTGTATCCTGCACCTTGCATAATACCAAATAACCCTTGTCTATCCGGATTAGCATGTGCTTTTAGCCCACGTTCTGCCCAACGCGTTGTACGATTGATTGATTTTTCAACATAATCGCGCGATTCGTGAAATGGCGGACATTCGTCAAAACTCATCATAATATCTGGACCTAATTTATTTTGAATGTTAATCGCTTTTTCTGGCGATAAAAACATTTTTGACCCATTTAAATGATTTCTAAAATGCACGCCCTCTTCGGTAATTTTGCGCATATCACTTAACGAGAATACTTGAAAACCACCGGAGTCGGTTAAAATCCCTTTATTCCAGTTCATAAATTTGTGTAAGCCACCGGCTTCTTCAACAATGTCTTCACCCGGTCTTAACCACAAATGATAAGTGTTACTTAAAATAATACCTGCACCCATGGCATTCAATTCTTCAGGCGCCATACTTTTGACAGTCGCTAACGTTCCAACCGGCATAAACATTGGCGTTGGAAACGTTCCGTGCGGTGTAATAATTTCACCTAAACGAGCACCGGTATGTTTTTCCGTTTTAATTAAACGGTATTTAATTGGTAAATTTGTCATACTCTCCATCCTAACGTTTAGATAACTCTTCCAACAATAATTGATTTAATACGGTTGGATTCGCTTGACCTTTAGTCGCTTTCATTAATTGACCGACTAAAAATCCGACTGCTCTATCTTTTCCATTTTTAAAATCTTCAATAGATTGACCGTTGTTATCCAACACTTCATGAATAATTGGTAGCAATACGGCTGGATCAGATAATTGTACTAACCCTTTGGCATGTGCAACTTCTTTAGCATCTCCACCATCTTTAGCAAGCAATCGCATTAATTCTTTTGCTTGTTTAGACGAAATTGTGCCATCTTCAATCAATTGAATCATACCCGCCAAATTACTTGGCGTTAATTGTGTATCCCACAGTTCAATTTTTGTCGCATTTAAATATTGAGATACTTCGCCCATCAACCAGTTTGACACTTGTTTAGCATTAGCTCCACTTACAACCGTTGCATCAAAGAAATCAGACATCTCTTTTGTTAATGTCAATACCATTGCATCGTATTCAGGTAATCCCAATACTTCAACATAACGTTTACGACGCATGTGTGGCAATTCAGGAATCGATTTTTTGACAGCTTCAATCCATTCTTGCGAAATGTCTAAATATGGTAAATCAGGTTCTGGGAAATAGCGATAATCACTTGCTCCTTCTTTAACACGCATTAAAATCGTTTGTCCTGTTGCTTCGTCGTATCGACGTGTTTCTTGTTGGATTTCTCCACCCATGCGCAACACTTTCGCTTGACGTTTTTCTTCAAAGACTAACCCTTTACGAACGTTGTTAAAGGAGTTTAAGTTTTTCAACTCTGCTTTTACACCGAATGCTTCTTGTCCATATGGACGAATAGAAATATTTGCGTCACAACGCATTGAACCTTCTTCCATTTTCACATCAGAAACACCGGCATATAAAATAATTTGACGTAACGCTTCTAAATAGGCATACGCTTCTTCTGGCGAACGCATATCCGCATGCGATACAATTTCAATCAACGGCACACCTTGTCGATTTAAGTCAACATAAGAGTTCCCATCTTCGCCGTGTGTATTTTTCCCTGCATCTTCTTCTAAATGCACACGCTCAATACCAATACGTTTTGTTTCACCGTTGACTTCAATATCAATCCAGCCGTCATAGCCAATTGGGTAATCAAATTGTGAGATTTGATACGCTTTTGGGTTGTCTGGATAAAAATAATTTTTACGATCGAATTTTGTATGTGTGGCGATTTTACAATTTAACGCTAGCGCGGCACGCATACCAAATTCAACGGCACGTTTATTTAACGTTGGTAAAACACCGGGGTATCCCCAGTCAATCACGTTTGTATTTGTGTTTGGATCAGAACCAAAATGTGCAGGCGTTGGCGAGTACATCTTTGATTCTGTTTTTAATTCGACATGGACTTCAAGACCAATTACTGTTTCAAAATTCATTGACACGCCTCCTATAGATTTGGTTTTTGGTTGTGGTGTAAAGTTGCTTGTTCAAAAGCATATGCTGCTTGATACAAGGTTAACTCATCGTAATAGCGACCAACTAATTGCATACCAATTGGTAATCCGTTTGCATTAAACCCTGCGGGAATCGACATTGCTGGGACACCAGCCAAATTCATCGGTACCGTCAATAAATCAGACATGTACATTGCAATCGGATCCTTAATGTTTTCTCCCATTTTAAACGCCACTGACGTTGTCGTTGGCCCTAAAATGATGTCATACGTTTTCAACACAGCTTCAAAATCTTGTTTAATCAACGTACGAATTTGTCCTGCTTTTTTAAAGTATGCATCGTAATATCCAGAACTTAACGAGAACGTTCCTAACATAATGCGACGTTTCACTTCCGTTCCGAACCCTTGTGAACGACTCTTAACGTACAACTCTTCCAAGTTTGCTGCATCGGTTGCATGATACCCGTAACGAATACCGTCAAAACGTTGTAAGTTTGATGACGCTTCCGATGAGGCGATAATATAGTACGCCGGAATACCGTATTTAGAGTGTGGTAAACTCACTTCTTCCACAATTGCACCTAATGATTTATATACTTCAATCGCTTTATAAATCGCTTGTTTGACTTCTTCATCAATACCCGGACCAAAATATTCACTTGGTACAGCGATACGCATACCTTTGACACCGCGCGCTAATTGCGATACATAATCAGGAACCGCTAACGTACTGCTCGTCGCATCTTTAACGTCGTGCCCACTAATCGTTTGTAACACTAACGCATTATCAGAAACGGTGCGTGTCATTGGTCCAATTTGATCCAAACTAGACGCAAAGGCAATTAAACCGTTACGTGACACACGTCCATAAGTTGGTTTCATCCCAACTAAGTTGGTAAATGACGCTGGCTGGCGAATAGAACCACCTGTATCACTACCTAAAGACGCCGGAATAATCCCACTAGCAACAGACGCCGCTGACCCACCAGAAGAACCACCTGGAACACGTGTTAAGTCATACGGATTTTTTGTTTTTGCAAAGTAAGATGTTTCTGTACTACCACCCATTGCAAATTCGTCCATATTTAATTTTCCGATAGTCACTGCACCAGCGTTGTTTAATTTTTCAACAACGGTTGCATCATAAATCGGATTAAAGTTTTCTAGCATGCGACTAGATGCCGTCGTTAACAGTCCTTTTGTTACGATATTATCTTTAATACCGATTGGTAAACCTTGCATTGTTACCGTTGTGGCATCATAGCCTTTTTCATCACTTGCTTTCGCTTGTTGTAATGCACTTTCTTCATTTAACGCTAGAAAAGATTCTACTTTAGCATCAATTGCTTTTACATTTGAAAAAATAGACTGCGTTAATTCAACGGCGCTAAACTCTTTAGAAATCAGCCCTTGGCGCATATCGGTTAACGTTTGAAATCGTGTATTCATTATGCGTCTCCTCCCTCTTCTAGCATTGCAGGTACTTGAATGAAGCCATTTTGATGTTTTGGCACATTTAGCATCAACTCATCGCGAGAAGTGCCTTCAACCGCTTCATCTTCTCTAAATACATTCACTACGGGTATCCCATGTGTTGTCACTGAAACACCTGTCGTATCAATTTCATTTAATTGTTCG
This window encodes:
- the yajC gene encoding preprotein translocase subunit YajC; the encoded protein is MEFSILLSVMLVVMMFMSFRRQKQQAQSVNEMQSNLVPGTTVVTIGGLHGVVTETTDKTVVLDCEGIYLTFERRAIARIVEKAPTHSVTVDELYPEQDVQEESIVETVDAE
- the msrA gene encoding peptide-methionine (S)-S-oxide reductase MsrA, producing MAIEVATLAGGCFWCLIEPFDTRKGVESIVSGYAGGDEVNPKYEDVKYQRTGHVESVQITFDNEQISFKEILDVYWTLINPTDDSGQFDDRGDSYRAMIFYHNNEQKLIAEQSKASLQESGRFADEIVTPIVPYKNFYLAEEYHQDFYKKSPERYKQSHEISGRDEFKKQYWGEK
- the gatB gene encoding Asp-tRNA(Asn)/Glu-tRNA(Gln) amidotransferase subunit GatB; its protein translation is MNFETVIGLEVHVELKTESKMYSPTPAHFGSDPNTNTNVIDWGYPGVLPTLNKRAVEFGMRAALALNCKIATHTKFDRKNYFYPDNPKAYQISQFDYPIGYDGWIDIEVNGETKRIGIERVHLEEDAGKNTHGEDGNSYVDLNRQGVPLIEIVSHADMRSPEEAYAYLEALRQIILYAGVSDVKMEEGSMRCDANISIRPYGQEAFGVKAELKNLNSFNNVRKGLVFEEKRQAKVLRMGGEIQQETRRYDEATGQTILMRVKEGASDYRYFPEPDLPYLDISQEWIEAVKKSIPELPHMRRKRYVEVLGLPEYDAMVLTLTKEMSDFFDATVVSGANAKQVSNWLMGEVSQYLNATKIELWDTQLTPSNLAGMIQLIEDGTISSKQAKELMRLLAKDGGDAKEVAHAKGLVQLSDPAVLLPIIHEVLDNNGQSIEDFKNGKDRAVGFLVGQLMKATKGQANPTVLNQLLLEELSKR
- the serS gene encoding serine--tRNA ligase, which encodes MLDLKDIRFNLDAYKKAGATRGVDAKVFDELIALDEERRQLIVKTEDLKKTRNDVTQEIAQLKRQKENADNKIEQMKLIGEDIKAIDEQLLKIEDAITQHLYNIPNMPHESVPVGKDENDNVEVRRWSTPRAFDFTPKPHWEIAEDLGILDFERGAKVSGSRFVFYKGLGARLERACYNYMLDMHVEEQGYTEMVTPYIVNANSMFGTGQFPKFKEDVFQLTDERDLTLIPTAEVPLTNYYANEILKEENLPIYLTAFSPSFRSEAGSAGRDTRGLIRLHQFHKVEMVKFAHPEKSFDELEKMTQDAEAILQGLELPYRVLSLSTGDMGFSATKTYDLEVWIPAQDTYREISSCSNCGDFQARRAKIRFRNEETGKTDFVHTLNGSGLAVGRTVAAILENYQNEDGSVTIPKALVAYMGGITKITKGN
- the tgt gene encoding tRNA guanosine(34) transglycosylase Tgt translates to MTNLPIKYRLIKTEKHTGARLGEIITPHGTFPTPMFMPVGTLATVKSMAPEELNAMGAGIILSNTYHLWLRPGEDIVEEAGGLHKFMNWNKGILTDSGGFQVFSLSDMRKITEEGVHFRNHLNGSKMFLSPEKAINIQNKLGPDIMMSFDECPPFHESRDYVEKSINRTTRWAERGLKAHANPDRQGLFGIMQGAGYKDLRLQHAKDMISLDFPGYSIGGLSVGETKQEMNTVLDYLTPIMPENKPRYLMGVGSPDALIDGVIRGVDMFDCVLPTRIARNGTCMTSRGRLVVKNAKYERDFRPIDEQCDCYTCRNYTRAYVRHLFKADETFGLRLTSYHNLYFLLNLMKNVRQAILDDNLLEFKQDFFEQYGLNVANPKNF